A section of the Paenibacillus aurantius genome encodes:
- a CDS encoding nucleotidyltransferase domain-containing protein, producing the protein MKTTTEKVRCRSLAAAGRFVQHFYPDSRIVILGGSTASGRASASSDLDLVIIDDTQETSHIVYRQWEDFPVDALVLKGTDLPAALRRGIETGNPILQRICAEGWVLRDDGTAGSLIRECAEDLACGPMPYAEEEIALIRYEIHDFLTDLQSGRCREEELFIVHQLTALVSGLLLRGGGHWSGDGKWQYRSLEHGNPEAAAALTSALSAFYENRDKEPLLNFVRSVMEPYGGLELREVTIRGLFREEGGED; encoded by the coding sequence ATGAAGACGACAACCGAAAAAGTACGCTGCCGTTCCCTTGCCGCAGCCGGACGGTTCGTTCAGCACTTTTATCCGGACAGCCGCATTGTTATCCTAGGCGGCAGCACCGCCAGCGGCCGGGCCTCCGCTTCATCCGATCTGGATCTGGTCATTATCGACGATACCCAAGAGACCTCACATATCGTTTATAGGCAGTGGGAGGACTTCCCTGTCGATGCGCTCGTTCTAAAAGGAACCGACCTTCCGGCAGCGCTGAGAAGGGGAATTGAAACAGGCAATCCCATTCTGCAGAGAATATGCGCCGAAGGCTGGGTCCTTCGGGATGACGGGACTGCCGGAAGCCTTATCCGGGAATGCGCGGAGGACCTTGCCTGCGGGCCCATGCCTTATGCGGAGGAGGAAATCGCCCTGATCCGCTATGAAATTCATGACTTCCTTACCGACCTTCAGAGCGGCCGCTGCCGCGAGGAGGAGCTGTTCATCGTCCACCAGCTGACAGCCCTTGTCAGCGGTCTGCTCTTACGGGGGGGCGGGCATTGGTCGGGGGACGGCAAATGGCAGTACCGCAGCCTGGAGCATGGAAATCCGGAAGCCGCGGCCGCCCTGACTTCGGCTCTGTCCGCCTTCTACGAAAACCGCGACAAAGAGCCGCTATTGAACTTCGTTCGTTCCGTCATGGAGCCGTACGGCGGGCTGGAGCTCCGGGAGGTGACCATCCGCGGGCTGTTCAGGGAGGAGGGCGGGGAGGATTGA
- a CDS encoding AraC family transcriptional regulator yields MKPVTFSPCGSLSPFVECFWSLQDYRSAHSREISIPDGSAELVFDLGGGPIRLFNRNEESLLFGASVLCGPHTEYFGIDTSGQTDVMGIHFRPGGLFPFLPAPLHELLNRHVPLSAYWPHEARLIRRLAAGSTLEERFRTLEEELLASSCRPPERHPAVVYALEELRRSSVAKVLEQTGLSHRRFNERFKAQVGMTPKQLSRLYRFQEVLSALNQGEQPDWASIAEACGYCDQAHLIRDFQAFSGMPPSRYRRIPERHPNHSPYPR; encoded by the coding sequence ATGAAGCCGGTCACTTTTTCCCCCTGCGGTTCCCTGTCCCCCTTTGTGGAATGCTTCTGGTCCCTTCAGGACTACCGCTCCGCCCACTCCCGGGAGATTTCCATTCCCGACGGCTCCGCAGAGTTGGTGTTCGACCTTGGAGGAGGGCCTATTCGGCTGTTCAACCGGAACGAGGAAAGCCTGCTCTTCGGTGCTTCCGTGCTTTGTGGCCCCCATACGGAGTATTTTGGAATCGATACGTCCGGGCAAACGGATGTGATGGGGATCCATTTCCGCCCTGGAGGGTTGTTTCCGTTTCTGCCAGCTCCCCTCCACGAGCTGTTGAATCGGCACGTCCCGCTCAGCGCTTACTGGCCCCATGAGGCAAGGCTTATCCGGCGATTGGCGGCCGGTTCTACGCTGGAGGAACGGTTCCGCACGCTGGAGGAAGAGCTGCTGGCCTCCTCCTGCCGTCCCCCGGAGCGCCACCCCGCCGTTGTTTATGCCCTGGAGGAGCTGCGCCGCTCATCAGTCGCCAAGGTGCTGGAGCAGACGGGCTTGAGCCACCGACGGTTTAACGAGCGGTTTAAGGCGCAGGTAGGCATGACCCCGAAGCAGCTTAGCCGCCTGTACCGTTTTCAGGAGGTCTTGTCTGCTCTCAACCAAGGGGAGCAGCCCGATTGGGCGTCTATCGCCGAGGCTTGCGGCTACTGCGACCAGGCTCATCTGATCCGGGATTTCCAAGCCTTTTCCGGTATGCCGCCGAGCCGCTACCGCCGCATTCCGGAACGGCATCCGAACCACTCCCCTTATCCCCGCTAA
- a CDS encoding VOC family protein, translated as MTHSYTPKGFQTATPYFIVQDAAKLAEFLTQAFGAVEENLMRSEEGKITHAELRVGTTILELSDAQGPFPPRTNTLHLFVEDTDSCYRKALEAGAVSLYEPGDMPYGERSAGIEDPFGNHWYLATFQRGEGKGYYEE; from the coding sequence ATGACCCATTCCTATACGCCAAAAGGATTTCAGACGGCCACCCCCTATTTCATCGTTCAGGATGCGGCCAAGCTGGCGGAGTTTCTGACTCAAGCGTTCGGCGCGGTGGAAGAGAACCTCATGCGCAGCGAGGAGGGAAAGATCACGCATGCGGAGTTGAGAGTGGGAACGACCATCCTGGAACTTTCGGATGCCCAAGGTCCCTTCCCGCCACGGACCAACACGCTGCATCTTTTCGTGGAGGACACCGACAGCTGCTACCGCAAAGCGCTTGAGGCGGGAGCCGTCTCCCTCTACGAGCCGGGAGATATGCCCTATGGAGAGAGAAGCGCGGGCATTGAGGATCCCTTCGGGAACCACTGGTACCTGGCCACCTTTCAGCGCGGGGAAGGCAAAGGCTACTACGAGGAATAG
- a CDS encoding 2-oxoglutarate dehydrogenase E1 component: MAADEIAARLFWARYQGPNLGYIQEMYERYATDPETVEAGFRELFDRWGEPPGAEALTVPAAERAAAQAVPAAKPDARSLKKLVDAGKLAWNIRVYGHLAARVDPLGLNDKPDTRLLEADTFGLTREDLSALPASLVWEDAPESVKNGWEAIVRLKEIYTGSIAFEFGHVHEEDERIWLNRQAESGLAGKPLDTKEKLALLRRLVEVEQFEAFLHRTFVGQKRFSIEGTDMLVPMLDEIVREMAHDGAKDILMGMAHRGRLNVLAHVLGKPYGKIFSEFAHAPNKDLVPSEGSMGINYGWTGDVKYHLGAHRSVKTGETVETRVTLANNPSHLEYVNPVVEGFTRAAQDDRTQPGYPKPDFGSAGAVLMHGDAAFAGEGIVAETLNFNSLTGYQNGGTIHIIVNNRVGFTTDSRDSRSTFYASDLAKGFEIPIVHVSADDPEACIAAVRLACEFRQRFRKDFVIDLIGYRRYGHNETDDPETTQPAMYRKLRNHPIPSELYAERLKSKGLSSDDQFARIREEVLGKLQAAWDEVKQNEKAARKTEQVSLRPMAEDTTAVPLEDLRAINRELLTWPEGFAVYPKLERILKRRSGALEEGGRVDWGHAETLAFAAILADGRPIRLSGQDSERGTFAHRNLVLHDPETGDRFCPLHRLPQAKAAFGVYNSPLSEASVLGFEYGYNVFSPETLVLWEAQYGDFANAAQVIIDQFLAAGRVKWSQKSSLVLLLPHGYEGQGPEHSSARLERFLQLAAEDNFTVANLTSAAQYFHLLRKQAAGLDSEEARPLVIMAPKSLIRNPRASSAPEEFSDGGFRPVVEQRGLGSVPEKVERLLLCSGKVAVDLETALEESEEDKSWLHIARVEQLYPFPKGEIERIIARFPNLREVIWVQEEPQNMGAWNYMEPRIKARAPKDAVVRFIGRPKRSSPASGFQEIHNYEQQRILSVALNKSTLGAIKEGGGIIGGR, encoded by the coding sequence ATGGCAGCAGACGAGATAGCGGCCCGCCTTTTCTGGGCCAGGTATCAAGGACCCAATCTGGGCTATATCCAGGAAATGTATGAACGTTATGCAACGGATCCCGAAACGGTGGAAGCCGGTTTCCGTGAGCTTTTTGACCGGTGGGGAGAGCCTCCCGGCGCCGAGGCTTTGACGGTTCCCGCTGCAGAGAGAGCAGCGGCCCAGGCGGTACCGGCCGCCAAGCCGGACGCCCGTTCCCTGAAGAAGCTTGTCGACGCCGGCAAGCTTGCCTGGAACATCCGGGTATACGGCCATTTGGCGGCCCGGGTCGATCCGCTCGGGTTAAACGACAAGCCGGACACCCGCCTTCTGGAGGCCGACACATTCGGTCTTACCCGCGAGGATTTAAGCGCTCTTCCGGCTTCCCTTGTATGGGAAGACGCGCCGGAATCGGTTAAGAACGGGTGGGAAGCGATTGTCCGCCTGAAGGAAATTTACACGGGCAGCATCGCCTTTGAATTCGGCCATGTGCATGAAGAGGATGAACGAATCTGGCTGAACCGGCAGGCCGAATCGGGTCTGGCCGGCAAGCCGCTCGACACGAAGGAGAAGCTCGCCCTGCTGCGGCGTTTGGTCGAGGTGGAGCAATTCGAGGCTTTCCTTCACCGCACCTTCGTCGGGCAGAAACGGTTCTCTATAGAAGGAACGGACATGCTCGTTCCCATGCTGGACGAAATCGTCCGCGAGATGGCGCACGACGGGGCGAAGGATATCCTGATGGGCATGGCCCACCGCGGGCGGCTTAATGTGCTCGCCCATGTCCTCGGCAAGCCGTACGGCAAAATCTTTTCGGAATTCGCCCACGCTCCGAATAAGGACTTGGTTCCTTCGGAAGGCTCCATGGGCATCAACTATGGATGGACCGGGGATGTCAAGTATCACCTTGGGGCCCACCGCTCCGTGAAAACCGGGGAAACGGTGGAAACCCGGGTGACGCTGGCGAACAATCCGAGCCACCTGGAATATGTCAACCCGGTTGTGGAAGGATTCACCCGGGCGGCGCAGGACGACCGCACCCAGCCGGGCTATCCTAAGCCGGACTTCGGTTCGGCCGGCGCTGTGCTTATGCATGGAGACGCCGCCTTCGCCGGAGAAGGAATCGTGGCGGAAACGTTAAATTTCAATTCGCTGACCGGCTACCAGAACGGCGGAACGATCCATATCATCGTTAACAACCGTGTGGGCTTCACGACCGACAGCCGCGATTCCCGCTCCACCTTCTATGCGAGCGATTTGGCTAAAGGCTTCGAAATCCCGATCGTGCATGTCAGTGCCGACGATCCGGAAGCATGCATCGCCGCCGTCCGCTTGGCTTGCGAGTTCCGGCAGCGGTTCCGCAAGGATTTCGTGATCGACCTGATCGGCTACAGGCGGTATGGCCATAACGAAACGGACGATCCCGAAACGACCCAGCCGGCCATGTACCGCAAGCTGCGCAATCATCCGATTCCGAGCGAGCTGTATGCGGAGAGGCTGAAGAGCAAGGGATTGAGCAGCGACGACCAATTCGCCCGAATCCGGGAAGAGGTGCTCGGCAAGCTGCAGGCGGCCTGGGATGAGGTCAAGCAGAATGAGAAGGCCGCCCGCAAGACGGAACAGGTCAGCCTCCGGCCGATGGCGGAGGACACGACGGCGGTTCCGCTCGAGGACCTTCGGGCAATCAACCGGGAGCTCTTGACCTGGCCCGAGGGTTTTGCCGTTTATCCCAAGCTCGAGCGCATCCTGAAGCGCCGGTCGGGTGCTCTTGAAGAGGGAGGCCGGGTGGACTGGGGCCACGCGGAGACGCTTGCCTTCGCTGCGATTCTGGCCGATGGACGGCCGATTCGGCTGAGCGGGCAGGATTCCGAACGGGGCACGTTTGCCCACCGGAATCTTGTGCTTCACGATCCCGAAACCGGGGACCGCTTTTGCCCGTTGCACCGTCTTCCTCAAGCGAAGGCTGCATTCGGGGTATACAACAGCCCGCTGTCGGAAGCATCCGTCCTCGGCTTCGAATATGGGTATAATGTTTTCTCACCTGAAACCCTGGTGCTCTGGGAAGCCCAGTACGGGGATTTTGCGAATGCCGCCCAGGTCATCATCGACCAGTTTCTGGCGGCGGGCCGCGTCAAGTGGTCCCAGAAGTCCAGCCTGGTTCTGCTCCTGCCTCACGGTTACGAAGGGCAGGGACCGGAGCATTCCAGCGCCCGGCTAGAGCGTTTCCTTCAGCTGGCCGCGGAGGATAATTTTACGGTGGCCAACCTCACATCGGCGGCGCAGTACTTTCACCTGCTCCGGAAGCAGGCGGCCGGCCTCGACAGTGAGGAAGCCAGGCCGCTCGTGATCATGGCTCCCAAAAGCCTGATCCGCAATCCCCGGGCCTCTTCCGCCCCCGAGGAATTCAGCGACGGAGGCTTCCGGCCGGTCGTGGAGCAGCGGGGACTTGGTTCCGTTCCGGAAAAGGTGGAGCGCCTGCTGCTCTGCAGCGGCAAGGTAGCCGTCGATCTGGAGACGGCCCTGGAGGAATCGGAAGAGGATAAGAGCTGGCTTCATATCGCCCGCGTCGAACAGCTGTATCCTTTCCCTAAAGGGGAGATCGAACGGATCATCGCCCGCTTCCCGAACTTGAGGGAAGTGATCTGGGTCCAAGAGGAGCCCCAGAACATGGGCGCATGGAATTACATGGAGCCCCGCATTAAGGCGCGGGCGCCGAAGGACGCGGTGGTCCGCTTTATCGGACGGCCGAAGCGGTCCAGCCCGGCAAGCGGTTTTCAAGAGATTCATAATTACGAGCAGCAGAGAATTCTGTCGGTTGCTCTAAACAAAAGTACTTTGGGAGCGATAAAAGAAGGAGGCGGAATCATTGGCGGACGTTAA
- a CDS encoding SagB/ThcOx family dehydrogenase produces MNLDTFVHNLHFEPDLCRPPGKEVDWEDAPLKYKLYPGLPAFPLPYPSRRTRAGEVLRAPSPSLEGLGTLLWYGYGVSRFGQSVWEGASPGERDEGMWSIRRFVPSGGGLYPCELYAYLKLEEIPHGVYHYDAAHHRLVLLREGDFDDYVGRALGDRSPLPGFFGTLFVSVVFRKNYFKYYDFAYRLQGLDAGALLGQLLTGAERLGFAAELRYRYLDRAVHHLIGIKEEEESVYAVLPLSAHPAPPSREREGESRGETATGLCRELPPLNHVTYNRCRKELGYPELTRMNEASRMETFVPLDRMGEASDLPEGELVELPTARRASFDWEEACRHRHSPGMGFTLRRRLKATELALLLREACQGFTREGDRGTEGRSHQTERPPVDLYGCMYGVEGIPDGAYRYDTRLHVLVRIRSGDQRAELQRGMALDNVNLCQVPLVFHPSGDLRHSLSRYGYRGYRIQQMEAGILLQRLLLSASASGMNGHPLLGYDSAQADRLYALPGRGQTSLIQVPVGFSRPRAQLEGSLHP; encoded by the coding sequence ATGAACCTGGACACCTTTGTGCACAATCTTCACTTCGAACCGGATCTCTGCCGGCCGCCCGGGAAAGAAGTGGACTGGGAAGACGCCCCGTTAAAGTATAAGCTGTATCCGGGTCTTCCCGCCTTCCCGCTTCCCTATCCTTCTCGGCGAACCCGGGCGGGGGAGGTCCTAAGGGCGCCCTCGCCCTCGCTTGAGGGTCTCGGGACCCTTCTATGGTACGGCTATGGAGTTTCAAGGTTCGGTCAGTCTGTTTGGGAAGGGGCTTCCCCCGGAGAGAGAGACGAGGGAATGTGGTCCATCCGCCGGTTTGTCCCTTCCGGAGGCGGGCTCTATCCTTGTGAGCTGTATGCCTATTTAAAGCTGGAAGAGATACCTCATGGGGTCTATCACTATGACGCCGCCCATCACCGCCTGGTTCTTCTGAGAGAAGGGGATTTCGACGATTACGTGGGCAGAGCGCTGGGGGACCGGAGTCCGCTGCCCGGGTTTTTCGGGACGCTGTTCGTTTCGGTGGTCTTTCGGAAAAATTATTTCAAATATTATGACTTTGCCTACCGGCTGCAGGGGCTGGACGCGGGAGCGCTGCTCGGTCAGCTGCTGACAGGCGCGGAACGCCTGGGATTCGCCGCAGAGCTTCGTTACCGTTATCTCGACCGGGCGGTCCACCATCTTATCGGGATAAAGGAGGAGGAAGAGAGCGTCTATGCCGTCTTGCCGTTATCGGCTCATCCTGCCCCGCCTTCCAGGGAAAGGGAAGGGGAGAGCCGCGGGGAAACGGCCACCGGACTGTGCCGGGAGCTTCCCCCCCTGAATCATGTCACTTATAATCGCTGCCGCAAGGAACTCGGCTACCCGGAACTGACCCGAATGAATGAAGCCTCCCGGATGGAAACCTTCGTTCCTCTGGATCGAATGGGAGAGGCTTCGGATTTACCCGAAGGGGAGCTTGTTGAGCTTCCGACGGCGCGGCGGGCTTCCTTTGATTGGGAGGAGGCCTGCCGTCACCGGCATTCTCCGGGCATGGGCTTCACCTTGAGGCGAAGGCTTAAGGCAACCGAGCTGGCGCTTCTGCTTAGGGAGGCCTGCCAGGGGTTCACGCGGGAGGGTGACCGGGGAACGGAGGGACGATCCCATCAAACAGAGCGCCCCCCTGTCGATCTGTACGGCTGTATGTACGGGGTGGAAGGCATTCCGGACGGGGCCTACCGCTATGATACCCGGCTGCACGTTCTGGTCCGGATACGTTCCGGAGACCAGCGTGCCGAGCTTCAGAGGGGGATGGCCCTTGACAACGTTAACCTGTGCCAGGTACCGCTTGTCTTCCATCCGTCAGGTGACCTCCGGCACAGCTTAAGCCGGTACGGTTACCGGGGATACCGCATTCAGCAGATGGAGGCCGGCATTCTGCTGCAGCGGCTGCTCCTGTCGGCCTCCGCCTCGGGAATGAACGGACATCCACTGCTGGGGTACGATTCGGCCCAGGCCGACCGGTTGTACGCTTTGCCAGGAAGGGGCCAAACGAGCCTGATCCAGGTACCGGTCGGTTTCAGCCGGCCGCGGGCTCAGCTGGAAGGTAGCCTTCATCCCTAA
- a CDS encoding YwaF family protein has translation MYFDARYEGTFTAFSLSHLLAVAALFLAIALMAALRSRLAKRPVRLTLAGVLLGTEAALNLWYREQGIWSVQSTLPLELCSITLLLSIVMLVTRSRILYEIVYFAGIAGALQAILTPELGYPFPHFRFFQFFIAHAGIILAALYMTLVEGYRPVPRSILRVMLFLNGLAVLVWGIDRWLGANYMFLARKPENASVLDWFGPYPYYLLAEEMLALVLFLLLYWPFAGLRRKKQIPREAATGTK, from the coding sequence ATGTATTTTGATGCGCGTTATGAGGGCACTTTTACGGCGTTCTCGCTTTCTCATCTGCTGGCGGTTGCGGCTTTATTCCTCGCTATCGCCCTGATGGCGGCTTTGCGGTCGAGGCTCGCCAAAAGACCGGTCCGTCTCACGCTCGCGGGAGTTCTTCTTGGCACAGAAGCCGCCTTGAATCTGTGGTATAGGGAACAGGGAATCTGGTCCGTCCAATCCACCCTGCCGCTTGAGCTGTGCAGCATAACGCTTCTTCTGTCTATCGTCATGCTCGTAACGAGAAGCAGGATCCTGTACGAAATCGTCTATTTCGCCGGTATCGCCGGCGCCCTGCAGGCGATCCTCACTCCTGAGCTGGGCTATCCGTTCCCTCATTTCCGGTTTTTTCAATTTTTCATCGCGCATGCGGGAATCATTCTGGCCGCCCTTTATATGACGTTGGTGGAGGGCTACCGGCCGGTCCCGCGCTCGATTCTGCGGGTCATGCTCTTCCTGAACGGGCTGGCCGTCCTGGTGTGGGGGATCGACCGGTGGCTGGGGGCCAATTACATGTTCCTGGCGAGAAAGCCCGAGAACGCCTCGGTTCTGGATTGGTTCGGGCCGTATCCCTACTATTTGCTTGCAGAGGAAATGCTTGCTCTCGTTCTTTTTCTTCTGCTGTATTGGCCCTTTGCCGGTCTTCGAAGGAAAAAGCAGATTCCTCGGGAGGCTGCAACCGGAACAAAATAA
- a CDS encoding TOMM precursor leader peptide-binding protein, whose product MSRRILVIGSGRLAEQVSRKLSSLCQVTRMNEGLPADLAPEYDLGLVALDAWDPPVIRAAEQALGKAGFPWLPLYVSFGEGIVGPLVRSGVSGCSRCADYRLYMAGRDRREMAELRSKMAEEEPRPDPWASASALSQLSMLAAQEAEDFFSAPGQLRARVTILNLGTWKLSRHVLLPDAACPACGDLPPDTEERAVIRLAPNPKPGGKGYRYRSLDDLRKPLTEDYLDHRTGLFNLQVRDFTSPFADVTVNLPLYEGDELTAGRTHSYADSGATALLEGLERFCGVAPRGKRTTVRGSYRSLSAHALDPAAVGVHARERYEEPGFPFQRHDPDRPLEWVWGYSLLQEKPILVPERLAYYSLGCGEGYVYETSNGCALGGSLEEAIFYGMLEVVERDAFLLAWYARLRLPRIDPYSSNDPELTVMIEKMKAAAGYELHLFNATLEHGIPSLWAIARNTKEEGVRLICAAGAHPDPVRAAKGLLHELAAMMLTLDEKAESRREKILEMLADPEQVRTMEDHSMLYSHPDAENRLDFLLKNNGPALSFQEAFPEGSRHSDLTDDLKELLEAFRRCGMDVVVVNQTSPEIARNGLHCVKVLIPGMLPMTFGYHLTRLTGLDRVLRVPALLGYAEAPLKPEELNPHPHPFP is encoded by the coding sequence ATGAGCCGACGGATTCTCGTTATCGGCTCCGGACGGCTGGCGGAACAGGTCTCCCGGAAGCTTTCGTCCCTCTGCCAGGTGACTCGGATGAACGAGGGGCTGCCCGCCGATCTGGCGCCTGAATACGACCTCGGTCTCGTCGCGCTCGATGCCTGGGACCCACCTGTTATCCGTGCTGCTGAACAGGCATTGGGCAAGGCGGGATTCCCCTGGCTTCCGCTATACGTCAGCTTTGGGGAAGGCATTGTGGGACCGCTGGTGCGCTCCGGGGTCTCCGGCTGCTCCCGCTGTGCCGATTACCGGCTTTACATGGCGGGGCGCGACAGGCGGGAAATGGCGGAGCTGCGGAGCAAAATGGCGGAAGAGGAGCCCCGGCCCGATCCGTGGGCCTCAGCCTCCGCACTGAGCCAGCTGTCCATGCTGGCCGCTCAGGAGGCCGAGGACTTCTTCTCGGCTCCCGGCCAATTGCGCGCCAGGGTAACCATCCTGAACCTGGGGACTTGGAAACTATCCCGGCACGTTCTGCTGCCGGATGCCGCCTGTCCGGCATGCGGGGACCTTCCTCCGGACACGGAGGAACGGGCCGTGATCCGGCTGGCCCCGAACCCCAAGCCGGGAGGGAAAGGCTACCGGTATCGGTCCCTAGATGATCTCCGGAAGCCCTTGACGGAAGATTACCTCGACCACCGGACCGGTCTGTTTAATCTGCAGGTGCGCGATTTTACATCGCCCTTTGCCGATGTGACCGTCAACCTGCCGCTTTATGAAGGAGATGAGTTGACGGCCGGCCGTACCCACAGCTATGCCGACAGCGGAGCGACCGCCCTATTGGAAGGGCTTGAACGGTTTTGCGGAGTGGCCCCGCGGGGGAAACGAACGACTGTCCGGGGCAGCTACCGAAGCCTTAGTGCGCACGCCCTTGATCCCGCAGCGGTCGGGGTCCATGCCCGAGAACGCTACGAGGAACCGGGCTTTCCTTTTCAACGGCATGATCCGGACCGGCCGCTCGAATGGGTCTGGGGGTATTCTCTGCTTCAGGAGAAGCCGATTCTCGTTCCCGAGCGGCTTGCCTACTACAGCCTTGGTTGCGGAGAAGGCTATGTCTATGAAACCTCCAATGGCTGTGCGTTGGGAGGCAGCCTGGAGGAAGCCATTTTTTACGGCATGCTGGAGGTGGTGGAACGGGATGCCTTTCTGCTTGCCTGGTATGCCCGGCTGCGGCTCCCCCGGATTGACCCTTATTCGTCAAATGACCCTGAGCTGACGGTCATGATTGAGAAGATGAAAGCGGCGGCCGGCTACGAGCTGCATCTGTTTAACGCGACGCTCGAGCATGGCATTCCGAGTCTATGGGCGATCGCGAGGAATACGAAGGAAGAAGGGGTGCGGCTGATCTGCGCGGCCGGTGCCCATCCCGATCCGGTACGGGCCGCCAAGGGGCTGCTCCACGAGCTGGCGGCCATGATGCTGACCTTGGATGAGAAAGCGGAAAGCAGACGGGAGAAGATCCTCGAGATGCTGGCGGATCCCGAGCAGGTAAGGACCATGGAAGACCATTCGATGCTGTACAGCCATCCGGATGCGGAGAACCGGCTTGATTTCCTGCTTAAAAACAACGGGCCTGCCCTTAGCTTCCAGGAGGCGTTCCCCGAGGGCAGCCGGCATTCCGACTTGACGGACGACTTGAAGGAGCTGCTGGAAGCTTTCCGCCGATGCGGAATGGATGTGGTGGTGGTGAACCAGACTTCCCCGGAGATCGCGCGAAACGGTCTGCACTGTGTAAAGGTTCTCATCCCGGGCATGCTGCCGATGACCTTCGGCTATCATCTGACCCGGCTCACGGGGCTCGACCGGGTGCTTCGGGTTCCGGCCCTACTGGGGTATGCGGAGGCGCCCCTCAAGCCGGAAGAATTGAATCCGCATCCGCATCCTTTCCCATGA
- the odhB gene encoding 2-oxoglutarate dehydrogenase complex dihydrolipoyllysine-residue succinyltransferase, with product MADVKVPEMGESITEGTITRWVVAKGDAVKSGDVLAEIETDKVNLEISAEEGGVLQEILRQEGETVQIGEVIARIGEHAAPSQSPAGEKAPGQEIQSERISGELAQVEKQPTAGAATAPQAPAPLPPATAVRNEGSRLEAEAGEAGEVDYVAPPSARKRAREQGVDLQELAAKEGIRRISPNAVSSYAEQKTSRPAPSAVPAPPALQGEEKGVERRRMSRRRATIAKRLVEAQHTAAMLTTFNEVDMTKILDIRKRRKQSFQEKHDVGLGFMSFFTKAVVGALKEFPLLNAEIQGEDILVKKFYDIGIAVSAKEGLVVPVVREADRLSFAEIERQIGELAGKARSNTLALSDLQGGTFTITNGGVFGSLLSTPILNTPQVGILGMHKIQLRPVAIDEERSENRPMMYIALSYDHRIVDGSEAVRFLVAVKEMLEDPETLLLEG from the coding sequence TTGGCGGACGTTAAAGTACCAGAAATGGGAGAATCGATAACCGAAGGAACCATTACCCGCTGGGTGGTCGCGAAGGGCGACGCGGTAAAGAGCGGTGATGTCCTGGCGGAGATCGAAACGGACAAGGTTAACCTCGAAATCAGTGCCGAAGAAGGCGGAGTGCTGCAGGAGATTCTGCGGCAGGAAGGGGAAACCGTCCAAATCGGAGAAGTCATCGCCCGGATTGGAGAGCATGCCGCCCCTTCCCAATCGCCGGCAGGGGAGAAAGCGCCGGGACAGGAAATCCAAAGCGAACGCATCTCCGGCGAGCTGGCGCAGGTGGAGAAGCAGCCGACGGCCGGAGCCGCAACGGCCCCGCAGGCTCCCGCCCCGCTTCCCCCGGCGACGGCCGTTCGTAACGAAGGCAGCCGGCTGGAAGCGGAGGCCGGCGAAGCGGGAGAGGTGGACTATGTGGCTCCCCCTTCTGCCCGTAAGAGAGCACGGGAGCAAGGTGTCGACCTTCAAGAGCTCGCAGCCAAGGAAGGAATCCGCCGCATTTCCCCGAACGCCGTTTCGTCCTATGCCGAGCAGAAGACTTCCCGGCCGGCTCCATCCGCTGTTCCCGCTCCACCTGCCCTGCAGGGGGAGGAGAAGGGAGTGGAACGGCGCCGGATGAGCCGCCGCCGCGCCACGATTGCGAAGCGGCTCGTTGAAGCCCAGCACACCGCTGCCATGCTGACGACCTTCAATGAGGTCGACATGACCAAAATTCTCGATATCCGCAAGCGGCGCAAGCAAAGCTTCCAGGAGAAGCACGACGTTGGCCTAGGGTTCATGTCCTTCTTCACCAAGGCCGTCGTCGGCGCCCTTAAGGAATTCCCGCTGCTTAACGCTGAGATCCAGGGCGAGGACATCCTCGTCAAAAAGTTTTACGACATCGGCATCGCCGTTTCGGCTAAGGAAGGGCTGGTCGTTCCCGTCGTTCGCGAGGCCGACCGGCTGAGCTTCGCAGAGATCGAGCGCCAGATTGGAGAACTGGCCGGCAAAGCGCGTTCGAATACGCTGGCCTTGTCCGACCTGCAGGGGGGGACCTTTACGATCACCAACGGCGGAGTGTTCGGCTCCCTGCTGTCGACCCCCATTCTGAACACCCCGCAGGTGGGCATTCTCGGGATGCACAAAATCCAGCTGCGCCCCGTCGCCATCGACGAGGAAAGATCGGAGAACCGCCCGATGATGTATATCGCCCTGTCCTACGATCACCGGATCGTGGACGGCAGTGAGGCGGTCCGCTTCCTGGTTGCCGTCAAGGAGATGCTGGAAGATCCGGAGACACTCCTGCTGGAAGGGTGA
- a CDS encoding YjcZ family sporulation protein, whose amino-acid sequence MSYARYGGFTSVGVILVLFILLVIVSSAWVL is encoded by the coding sequence ATGAGCTACGCACGTTACGGTGGATTCACCAGTGTGGGAGTTATCCTTGTCCTTTTTATCCTGCTCGTCATCGTGAGCAGCGCTTGGGTGCTGTAA